In a single window of the Sulfurimonas sp. hsl 1-7 genome:
- a CDS encoding cytochrome-c peroxidase, whose product MNKFILYTLLFSEFLFSAELITPIPTNVDVDQAKATLGKELFYETKLSKNNTVSCANCHQLYSGGDDDLVVSQGINGAKGSINAPTVYNAVFNFRQFWDGRAKTLKDQALGPIENPIEMGHDFEALIPELNQSDYKTKFDALYEDGITRDNIADAIAEFEKTLITPNAPFDLYLKGDVTALNQEEKEGYKLFKAKGCIACHHGINIGGNSYNKFGIFSDSNSSDLGRYNVTHRERDKFYFKVPSLRNIEKTAPYFHDGRTDDLDEAVLLMAKYQLGRKITKDELKKIVAFLKSLNGELPQDIEP is encoded by the coding sequence ATGAATAAGTTTATATTATATACATTATTATTTTCAGAATTTCTTTTTTCAGCAGAACTTATTACTCCTATACCCACAAATGTAGATGTAGATCAAGCAAAAGCGACATTAGGTAAAGAGTTGTTTTATGAAACAAAACTTTCTAAAAACAATACGGTCAGTTGTGCTAATTGTCATCAATTATATAGCGGTGGAGATGATGATTTAGTTGTTTCTCAAGGAATAAACGGTGCAAAAGGTTCTATAAATGCACCTACGGTTTATAATGCCGTTTTTAATTTTCGTCAGTTTTGGGATGGCAGGGCAAAAACATTAAAAGACCAAGCTTTGGGCCCTATTGAAAATCCTATAGAGATGGGGCATGATTTTGAAGCATTAATCCCGGAACTTAATCAAAGTGATTATAAAACAAAGTTTGATGCACTTTATGAAGATGGGATTACAAGAGATAATATTGCCGATGCAATAGCCGAATTTGAAAAAACATTGATCACTCCAAATGCTCCGTTTGACCTCTATCTCAAGGGGGACGTCACTGCATTAAACCAAGAGGAAAAAGAGGGATATAAACTCTTTAAAGCAAAAGGGTGTATTGCATGTCACCACGGGATCAATATCGGTGGAAATTCCTATAATAAATTTGGTATTTTTAGTGATAGTAACAGTTCTGATTTAGGGCGTTATAATGTGACACACAGAGAGCGTGACAAATTTTACTTTAAAGTGCCTTCTTTAAGAAACATCGAAAAAACGGCACCGTACTTTCATGACGGTCGTACAGATGATTTGGATGAGGCAGTTCTTTTAATGGCAAAGTATCAGCTTGGTCGTAAAATCACCAAAGATGAGTTAAAGAAAATTGTTGCTTTTTTAAAGTCTCTTAACGGTGAACTACCGCAAGATATCGAGCCATAG
- a CDS encoding EAL domain-containing protein, which yields MKKIKNIDSVSALLMLFIFLLSFLFYYLYMIEQNVENYNKNHNKLIDMQLLNKGFDDFSLSSSELSNYNLVNDEIENFTRLFIELKNNIDLNYPEDKVLAQKIAVIQTQFEKKAEDIEYFKSLNSALISGSHFLFDLQRSISESKEISGDTKSLVNEALFYLFQFTKSDYIDKSYVSNKLSKVQQQLDKKKIVLVANFYNQSTVLLDTLTSYRNISSDIRANELGSLLDELENNLDEKYEYYLVEQQVIVSFFFIFTIVILVSLIFFYIRSLKTKKELLAFNYAVQHSDNAIVMTDPDKNIIFVNEVFEKTTGYSSEEVMGENPRILKSNQQDEQTYVDMKERLASGKSWEGELINKRKDGTLLYERASIIPIFSNEKLINYLAIKLDITEYIEQNMRLQQAASVFENTEEVIIIADKNAEVVTVNKAFTDIYGYTIDEIKGTNLSVLHSGAQDKNFYLHMWDKILHYDFYRGKIINKTKSGEEIPVWVTIKAIRDKSGQIINYTAVQTDLRAIENSEAKAEYLAYHDPLTGLYNRVSFEEYLTQTLTVVKRQEKKLAILFIDLDRFKIINDTLGHDIGDEVLISVTKRLKHILRESDYISRWGGDEFVVILQDVMSDTLVATVARKIIDSIKEPIHIGYHNFNITASIGISLYPNNADDAKTLIKYADSAMYLAKENGKNSFRFYTTELSLETEERLNIDIALHSALEKNEIYVVFQPQYNLATKQIVSVEALVRWENETLGFVPPDKFIPIAEDNGFIVELGYFIFEESCKALKKMKTAGLELQRIAINVSSIQFKEPNLIEALLSIVNRHELDPSEIEIEITERFLMENTTKNIRTLQSFRDYGFKISIDDFGTGYSSMSYLKQLPIDTIKIDKSFVDDIGENSSDNAIIEAIIALSKTLNYSIVAEGIETGAQEQFLADINCDIGQGYLFSRPILLEEVIARFE from the coding sequence ATGAAAAAAATAAAAAATATAGATTCTGTAAGTGCATTGTTAATGCTTTTTATCTTTTTACTCTCATTTCTATTTTATTATCTCTATATGATAGAACAAAATGTAGAAAACTATAACAAGAATCACAATAAACTGATAGATATGCAACTGTTAAACAAAGGGTTTGATGATTTTTCATTAAGCTCAAGTGAATTGAGTAACTATAATCTAGTGAATGATGAAATTGAGAATTTCACCAGGCTGTTTATAGAGTTGAAAAACAACATAGATCTAAATTATCCAGAAGATAAAGTTTTAGCTCAAAAAATAGCAGTGATTCAAACGCAGTTTGAAAAAAAAGCAGAAGATATTGAGTACTTTAAATCACTCAACTCAGCTTTAATAAGCGGTTCACATTTTCTTTTCGACCTTCAAAGAAGTATCTCTGAGTCAAAAGAGATCTCAGGTGATACGAAAAGTTTAGTTAATGAAGCACTCTTTTATCTATTTCAATTTACCAAGAGTGACTATATAGACAAGTCCTATGTTTCAAACAAGCTTTCAAAGGTGCAACAACAACTTGATAAGAAAAAGATAGTTTTAGTAGCGAATTTTTATAATCAATCCACAGTATTACTTGATACGCTTACTTCATATAGAAATATCTCTAGTGATATCCGAGCTAATGAACTCGGTTCACTTTTAGATGAACTAGAGAACAACCTTGATGAGAAGTACGAATATTATCTAGTTGAACAACAAGTGATCGTGTCTTTCTTTTTTATTTTTACAATTGTTATTTTAGTATCACTCATCTTTTTCTACATACGTTCATTAAAAACAAAAAAAGAGCTGTTGGCATTTAATTATGCGGTACAACACAGTGATAATGCAATAGTGATGACAGACCCGGATAAAAATATAATTTTTGTAAACGAAGTTTTTGAAAAAACTACCGGTTATAGCAGTGAAGAGGTGATGGGAGAAAATCCTCGTATATTAAAATCGAATCAACAAGATGAACAAACCTATGTTGATATGAAAGAAAGATTGGCAAGCGGAAAAAGTTGGGAGGGTGAGCTTATAAACAAAAGAAAAGATGGAACTCTATTGTATGAAAGAGCTTCTATTATCCCTATTTTCTCAAATGAGAAGTTGATTAACTACCTTGCAATAAAACTGGACATCACTGAATATATAGAACAAAACATGAGACTGCAGCAAGCTGCAAGTGTTTTTGAAAATACCGAAGAAGTTATCATCATTGCAGATAAAAATGCTGAAGTGGTAACTGTAAATAAAGCCTTTACAGATATCTACGGATATACTATAGATGAGATAAAAGGTACTAATCTTAGTGTGCTGCATTCAGGTGCTCAAGACAAAAACTTTTATCTGCATATGTGGGACAAAATTCTTCATTATGATTTCTACCGTGGAAAAATCATCAATAAGACAAAAAGCGGAGAAGAGATACCTGTATGGGTTACTATAAAAGCTATTAGAGATAAATCGGGGCAAATTATTAATTATACTGCTGTACAAACAGATTTAAGAGCTATAGAAAACTCTGAAGCAAAAGCAGAGTACTTGGCTTATCACGATCCGTTAACAGGTTTGTACAACAGAGTTAGTTTTGAAGAGTATTTAACGCAAACATTAACCGTAGTAAAAAGACAAGAGAAAAAGTTAGCAATACTCTTTATAGACCTTGATAGGTTTAAGATCATTAACGATACTTTAGGGCATGATATCGGAGATGAAGTACTTATAAGTGTTACAAAAAGATTGAAACATATCCTCAGAGAAAGTGATTACATATCAAGATGGGGCGGCGATGAGTTTGTCGTTATTCTTCAAGATGTAATGTCCGATACACTTGTTGCAACTGTTGCTAGAAAAATCATTGACAGCATTAAAGAACCGATCCATATCGGGTATCATAACTTTAATATCACTGCAAGTATAGGTATCTCTTTATATCCTAATAACGCTGATGATGCTAAAACCTTAATAAAATATGCAGACAGTGCTATGTACCTTGCAAAAGAGAACGGCAAAAACAGTTTCCGTTTCTATACTACAGAGCTCTCTTTGGAAACGGAAGAGAGACTTAACATCGATATTGCATTACATAGTGCTTTAGAAAAAAATGAGATTTATGTAGTGTTTCAACCACAGTACAATTTAGCGACGAAACAAATTGTATCTGTAGAAGCATTAGTACGATGGGAAAACGAGACATTAGGTTTTGTACCACCGGATAAGTTTATACCGATTGCGGAAGATAACGGCTTTATCGTTGAACTGGGCTACTTTATTTTTGAAGAATCGTGTAAAGCACTCAAGAAGATGAAAACTGCCGGTTTAGAATTGCAAAGAATTGCTATCAATGTTTCTAGTATTCAGTTTAAAGAGCCTAATCTTATTGAAGCACTACTTTCAATTGTCAATAGACATGAACTGGATCCTTCAGAGATTGAGATAGAGATCACCGAACGCTTTTTAATGGAAAATACAACCAAAAATATAAGAACATTACAAAGTTTCAGGGATTACGGTTTTAAGATATCTATTGATGATTTCGGTACCGGGTATTCCTCTATGTCTTATCTTAAGCAACTTCCGATCGATACGATCAAGATAGATAAGTCTTTTGTTGACGATATAGGTGAAAACAGTTCAGATAATGCAATTATAGAAGCGATCATCGCACTTTCAAAAACATTAAACTACTCTATCGTAGCTGAGGGGATAGAAACAGGAGCTCAAGAGCAATTTTTAGCAGATATAAACTGTGATATCGGTCAAGGATATCTTTTCTCACGTCCTATTTTGTTAGAGGAAGTTATAGCACGCTTTGAGTAA
- a CDS encoding transporter, translated as MKKILSRMVIGAATLFTTSNLLAIEEITIDTWSEYSNGSEFDVVMQGLIMELEWTKKFSLVAASAAGMQIEESSGEKKSTAKDLAIYPKYDFFDPKQNGMPGFSLMAGGVFPTGHNFLSSPNRAYLAIAMFPMKLFNDRVALEAQLGHRYIDVKDEKDINRLHWGIFVEANMVDDYNIFTNFYSGTQFDIDVPSLSQEYGLSYEYSDTFKYKMLFGIQPELEGRGDADATEYWGELGVEIHFSEFD; from the coding sequence ATGAAAAAAATTTTATCTCGGATGGTTATTGGTGCAGCGACACTTTTTACAACTTCAAACCTTTTGGCAATTGAAGAAATTACGATAGATACCTGGTCGGAGTACTCAAACGGTTCAGAGTTCGATGTTGTGATGCAAGGCCTTATTATGGAACTTGAATGGACTAAGAAGTTTTCTTTAGTAGCGGCAAGTGCAGCAGGGATGCAAATTGAAGAGAGTAGTGGCGAAAAAAAATCAACTGCAAAAGATTTAGCAATTTATCCAAAATATGATTTTTTTGATCCAAAGCAAAATGGAATGCCCGGCTTTTCATTGATGGCCGGAGGTGTTTTTCCAACAGGGCATAATTTTTTAAGTTCTCCAAATAGAGCCTATCTGGCTATTGCAATGTTCCCTATGAAACTTTTTAACGACAGAGTTGCTTTAGAAGCACAACTAGGACATCGTTATATTGATGTAAAAGATGAAAAAGATATTAATCGTTTACATTGGGGCATATTTGTAGAAGCTAATATGGTTGATGATTATAATATATTTACTAACTTTTATTCAGGGACACAGTTTGATATTGACGTTCCTTCATTGAGTCAGGAATATGGCCTTAGTTACGAGTATAGTGATACTTTCAAGTATAAAATGCTTTTTGGTATTCAACCAGAGCTAGAGGGCAGAGGAGATGCAGACGCAACAGAATATTGGGGCGAGCTTGGAGTTGAAATACATTTTAGTGAATTTGACTAA
- a CDS encoding EAL domain-containing protein — translation MLNFTQMFYTQLVDIAYKQLKFSSFASIINAAVLSFILYPYVNGVYLGLWFEFVFAISLYRYFMAKSYQNNPQKHSVQKWKKRFVETLIIATLLWAVPPFLFFMEDNYMVQAAIIIVYAGLSAGAISSLSSLTKTLHIFLVLFLLPLIIVLFLQQTQLHTAMAFLVSLYLGLLIVIGNKFHQNYKEIFKISMMYEHEKEKFSVSKERFEIIFQGAPVGFVFYDKNLVIREVNQKLVDFLEAPREFLIGLDLHSIPDQRIIPALKNALANKNGTYDGKYITKYKNKDMFISMQTSPIRDNTGKVIGAIGIVNDITEKMQDQKKIERQAKYDILTDIPNRLTLNEQIEHEIIRYKRHRIIFAVLFLDLDHFKNINDSLGHAIGDKLLIEIAHRLREIIRDEDIVARLGGDEFVILLPDLSLEQKSAANKAEHVSKKIYESLAKPIILDGHTLNISTSIGITLVNSENNNADDILKHADIAMYQAKKDGRGVSRFYQQQMDIWIKRRLELENGLRDSLFNGELQVYFQPIVEFKSGKIIGAEALLRWNSNEFGPVSPEEFIPVAEESGLIVQIGDFVMTKAFEQFVKWKKESKGAESLQKIAINISVRQFNRIDFIANIKRSIEATTIAPENVEIEIVESIIIDDVKIAKEKMQELRSLGIKLSIDDFGTGYSSLSYLKQLPFTTLKIDKSFVKDINIDVEDNELIETILNIAKRFKLEVVAEGVETYEQSLFLSEKECDFFQGYYCSKAVNGEEFTKLLNNKEGCFTTIKKV, via the coding sequence ATGTTAAATTTTACGCAAATGTTTTATACTCAATTAGTAGATATCGCTTATAAACAATTGAAGTTTTCTTCTTTTGCAAGTATCATAAATGCTGCGGTACTTAGTTTTATCCTCTACCCTTATGTCAATGGCGTATATCTTGGGCTTTGGTTTGAGTTTGTTTTTGCTATCTCGCTATATAGATATTTTATGGCAAAGAGTTATCAAAACAATCCACAAAAACATTCAGTACAAAAATGGAAAAAACGTTTTGTAGAGACATTGATTATAGCAACTCTTTTATGGGCTGTTCCTCCGTTCTTGTTTTTCATGGAAGATAATTATATGGTGCAAGCTGCAATCATAATAGTCTATGCAGGACTGAGTGCAGGTGCTATAAGCTCGCTTTCTTCTCTTACTAAAACACTACATATCTTCTTGGTTCTGTTTTTACTCCCTCTTATCATAGTACTCTTTTTACAACAAACACAACTTCATACTGCCATGGCATTTTTAGTAAGTTTGTATCTGGGACTTTTAATAGTAATTGGGAATAAGTTTCATCAAAACTACAAAGAGATCTTTAAAATCAGTATGATGTATGAACATGAAAAAGAAAAATTCAGTGTATCAAAAGAACGTTTTGAAATCATTTTTCAAGGTGCACCGGTCGGATTTGTATTTTACGATAAAAACTTGGTCATTAGAGAAGTTAATCAAAAACTTGTAGATTTTTTAGAAGCACCAAGAGAGTTCTTAATTGGACTTGACCTGCATAGTATTCCCGATCAAAGAATAATTCCGGCACTAAAAAATGCTCTTGCTAATAAAAATGGAACGTATGACGGCAAATATATTACAAAATATAAAAATAAAGATATGTTCATCTCTATGCAAACATCCCCGATCCGCGATAACACAGGAAAAGTTATAGGGGCTATAGGGATTGTAAACGATATAACAGAAAAGATGCAGGATCAAAAAAAGATAGAAAGACAAGCGAAGTATGATATTTTAACCGATATACCAAACCGTCTAACACTAAATGAACAAATAGAACATGAAATTATCCGTTATAAACGACATCGAATTATTTTTGCAGTACTTTTTTTAGATCTTGATCATTTTAAAAATATTAATGATTCTCTCGGACATGCCATAGGTGATAAACTGTTAATCGAAATTGCTCATAGATTAAGAGAAATCATTCGTGATGAAGATATTGTAGCTCGGTTGGGTGGTGATGAATTTGTTATATTGTTGCCTGATTTGTCATTAGAACAAAAAAGTGCTGCAAATAAAGCTGAGCATGTCTCTAAAAAGATATATGAGAGTTTGGCAAAACCTATTATACTTGATGGACACACGCTTAATATCTCTACGAGTATAGGGATCACTTTAGTAAACTCTGAAAATAATAATGCAGATGATATCTTAAAACATGCAGATATAGCGATGTATCAGGCAAAAAAAGATGGAAGGGGCGTGAGCCGTTTTTATCAACAACAGATGGACATCTGGATCAAACGAAGATTGGAACTTGAAAATGGTTTGAGAGATAGTTTATTTAATGGTGAACTGCAAGTTTATTTTCAACCTATAGTAGAGTTTAAAAGTGGAAAAATTATTGGTGCTGAAGCGTTACTGCGATGGAATTCAAATGAGTTTGGTCCTGTTTCTCCCGAAGAGTTTATCCCCGTAGCAGAAGAGAGCGGTTTGATTGTACAAATCGGAGACTTTGTGATGACAAAAGCTTTTGAGCAGTTTGTAAAATGGAAAAAAGAGTCTAAAGGTGCAGAGTCATTACAAAAAATTGCGATCAACATAAGTGTACGTCAGTTTAATAGAATCGATTTTATTGCAAATATTAAGAGATCGATAGAGGCTACTACAATTGCTCCTGAAAATGTGGAGATTGAAATTGTCGAATCAATTATTATAGATGACGTAAAAATAGCAAAAGAGAAGATGCAGGAGCTTCGTTCATTAGGTATAAAACTCTCTATAGATGATTTCGGTACAGGTTACTCTTCATTATCATATTTAAAGCAGTTACCGTTTACAACATTGAAAATTGATAAATCTTTTGTTAAAGATATAAATATAGATGTAGAAGATAATGAGTTAATTGAAACAATCTTAAATATTGCAAAAAGATTTAAACTAGAAGTGGTTGCAGAAGGGGTAGAAACGTATGAGCAGTCTCTCTTCTTATCAGAAAAAGAGTGTGACTTCTTTCAAGGGTATTATTGTTCAAAAGCAGTGAACGGTGAGGAGTTTACAAAACTACTCAATAATAAAGAAGGTTGCTTTACTACAATTAAAAAAGTTTAG
- a CDS encoding MTH1187 family thiamine-binding protein — protein MSVLLEFAMFPTSDNCREGSSVSKQVAKIIDAIDKSGVIYKLTPMGTIVETQTMREALDVIELAYEQVKDCERVYSSLKFDIRHDSDDRLKTKIKSVETHLDREVKK, from the coding sequence ATGAGCGTACTTTTAGAGTTTGCAATGTTCCCGACAAGCGATAACTGCCGTGAGGGTTCATCTGTTTCAAAACAGGTCGCAAAGATCATAGATGCTATCGACAAGAGCGGAGTGATATATAAACTCACGCCGATGGGAACGATTGTGGAGACACAAACGATGCGTGAAGCGTTAGATGTTATAGAACTTGCATATGAGCAGGTAAAAGATTGTGAGCGTGTATACAGCTCTTTAAAGTTTGATATTCGACACGATAGTGATGACAGACTCAAGACGAAGATCAAATCGGTTGAAACACATTTAGACAGAGAAGTTAAAAAATAA
- a CDS encoding SulP family inorganic anion transporter — MSNLFAPKFFSLLKQGISKEQIFADIMAGIIVGIVALPLAIAFAVASGVSPEKGIITAVVAGFIISFLGGSRVQIGGPTGAFIVILYAIVQEYGYDGLLISTIMAGIILIIFGLLQFGGLLRYFPQPLIVGFTSGIAVVIFSTQIKDALGLDIQNMPSDFFEKWTLYFESLGTVNIYAVALTLATILITIYAKHITTKIPGSFIAIVVLTFVVAFFELPVTTIETFFGEINGTIEFSLPHFEWNNLSTYIVPAFIIALLGGVESLLSAVVADGMIGSKHRSNTELIAQGAANIVTPFFGGIAATGAIARTATNVKNGGRTPIAGMMHAVVLLFIMLFFIDYAKLIPMSVLAGILIVVSFNMSEYKAFISILKGSYYDYIVLLSTFILTVVVDLTVAIEVGIVLSSLLFMKRMARVEGNSFEKSEDIDDIDNYEKLPACVSVYEIGGPLFFASAKQYAQQIQESGIACSVLIIRMRYVSFIDATALHNFKEAIRMLRENGTVIITSGTNDEVFKDLSKHNVVEMIGENSMHKTFPRAVEHANNIIQKMEL, encoded by the coding sequence GTGTCAAACCTTTTTGCACCCAAGTTCTTTTCACTTTTAAAACAAGGTATCTCTAAAGAGCAGATATTTGCAGATATTATGGCAGGTATCATTGTCGGTATTGTTGCCTTGCCGCTTGCCATAGCTTTTGCAGTAGCTTCTGGTGTTTCACCTGAAAAAGGGATTATAACGGCAGTTGTTGCCGGATTTATCATCTCCTTTTTAGGTGGAAGCAGGGTACAGATCGGCGGTCCTACGGGAGCATTTATCGTTATACTCTATGCAATTGTGCAGGAGTATGGATATGATGGTCTTCTGATCTCAACTATTATGGCGGGGATTATCTTAATTATTTTCGGACTTTTACAGTTTGGAGGACTCTTACGCTACTTTCCGCAACCTTTGATTGTCGGGTTTACAAGTGGTATAGCCGTTGTTATCTTTTCTACACAGATTAAAGATGCTCTGGGGCTAGATATTCAAAATATGCCATCAGATTTTTTCGAAAAATGGACACTCTATTTTGAAAGTCTGGGAACTGTTAATATCTATGCAGTAGCACTCACCCTTGCCACTATACTCATTACTATCTATGCAAAACATATCACTACAAAGATACCGGGTTCTTTCATAGCCATTGTAGTACTTACTTTTGTTGTGGCTTTTTTTGAACTTCCTGTAACTACGATCGAGACTTTTTTCGGTGAGATAAACGGTACGATAGAGTTCTCTTTACCTCATTTTGAATGGAATAATCTAAGTACCTATATAGTCCCTGCATTTATCATTGCTCTTTTAGGCGGTGTAGAGTCTTTACTCTCAGCCGTTGTAGCAGACGGTATGATAGGGAGTAAACACAGATCAAACACGGAACTCATAGCTCAGGGTGCGGCAAATATAGTGACACCGTTTTTCGGCGGGATTGCCGCAACGGGTGCGATCGCAAGAACTGCAACAAACGTAAAAAACGGTGGACGTACACCAATAGCAGGGATGATGCATGCGGTTGTACTCCTGTTTATAATGCTCTTTTTTATAGACTATGCAAAACTTATCCCTATGTCAGTGTTGGCGGGAATACTTATAGTAGTTTCATTTAATATGAGTGAGTATAAGGCCTTTATCTCTATACTTAAAGGTTCGTACTACGACTACATCGTTTTACTCTCTACATTTATTTTAACTGTTGTGGTAGACCTGACTGTCGCTATTGAAGTGGGAATAGTACTCTCTTCACTTCTTTTTATGAAAAGGATGGCAAGAGTTGAGGGGAATTCGTTTGAGAAAAGTGAAGATATAGATGACATAGACAACTATGAAAAGCTTCCTGCATGCGTATCGGTATATGAGATAGGGGGGCCGCTTTTTTTCGCTTCTGCAAAACAGTATGCTCAACAAATTCAAGAAAGCGGAATCGCTTGCAGTGTTTTAATCATCCGTATGCGATATGTTAGTTTTATAGATGCAACGGCACTACATAACTTTAAAGAAGCGATAAGGATGTTGCGGGAAAACGGTACGGTAATCATCACTTCTGGTACAAACGATGAAGTGTTTAAAGACCTCTCAAAACATAATGTCGTAGAGATGATAGGGGAGAATAGCATGCATAAAACATTTCCACGGGCCGTGGAACATGCTAATAATATAATTCAAAAGATGGAACTATAA
- a CDS encoding leucyl aminopeptidase yields MKIELVKDTKTDVTVSFITKDEIAKHPYKKTLKKAAFEAAQDTTCFLYGKDLLAVGIEDESNENIRTAAASAIKALKASNAKSASFDVKKETIKAVIEGLILGGYEFNRYKSEPKKSTLKRIDLKCDDIKALMKDFEEAVIVAEATCFTRDIVNTIPEDIHPETLAKLARNLAKENELECNILGEKALKKEKCGAMLAVGRASRHESQLIHLAYKPKKKPKKVITLVGKGLTYDSGGLSLKPGASMVTMKMDKAGACAVLGIIKAVSELKLDVEVHAFVGAVENMIGGDAYKPDDVLVSRSGKTIEVRNTDAEGRLVLVDVLDYAQEKVKADYIFDFATLTGACMVALGQYTTGVMGNSHALKHAFYDAANNSGELIGSLPFNKHLRKQLKSEIADICNISNKPYGGAITAGLFLDNFIKEENKDKWLHFDIAGSAYTESPWDVNPHGGTGAGVRMMSEFIKSLS; encoded by the coding sequence ATGAAAATAGAATTAGTAAAAGATACAAAAACTGATGTTACTGTTTCATTTATAACAAAAGATGAAATTGCTAAACATCCTTACAAAAAAACACTTAAAAAAGCTGCTTTTGAAGCTGCACAAGACACTACTTGTTTTTTATACGGCAAAGATCTACTTGCAGTAGGTATTGAAGATGAGAGTAATGAAAACATCAGAACTGCTGCTGCAAGTGCTATCAAAGCACTCAAAGCTTCAAATGCTAAATCTGCTTCTTTTGATGTAAAAAAAGAGACGATTAAAGCTGTTATTGAAGGTCTTATTTTAGGCGGTTACGAGTTTAACAGATATAAGTCAGAACCGAAAAAATCTACTCTTAAAAGAATTGATCTGAAATGTGATGATATCAAAGCACTAATGAAAGATTTTGAAGAGGCGGTTATCGTAGCTGAAGCGACTTGTTTTACACGTGATATCGTTAACACTATCCCTGAAGATATCCACCCTGAAACGTTAGCAAAACTTGCACGTAATCTTGCAAAAGAGAATGAGTTAGAGTGTAATATTCTAGGTGAAAAAGCACTGAAAAAAGAGAAGTGTGGAGCGATGCTGGCAGTTGGGCGTGCATCTCGTCACGAATCACAACTGATCCACCTTGCGTATAAACCGAAGAAAAAACCTAAAAAAGTGATTACACTAGTAGGTAAAGGTTTAACATACGACTCTGGTGGACTAAGTCTTAAACCTGGTGCTTCTATGGTAACTATGAAGATGGATAAAGCAGGAGCTTGTGCCGTTTTAGGTATTATCAAAGCGGTAAGCGAGCTAAAACTTGATGTTGAAGTACACGCTTTTGTAGGTGCAGTTGAGAATATGATCGGCGGAGATGCTTATAAACCTGATGATGTACTCGTAAGTAGAAGCGGTAAAACAATCGAAGTACGTAATACTGATGCAGAGGGTCGTTTAGTTCTCGTTGACGTTTTAGACTATGCTCAAGAGAAAGTAAAAGCAGACTACATCTTTGACTTTGCAACACTAACAGGAGCTTGTATGGTAGCTCTTGGTCAATACACTACTGGTGTAATGGGAAATTCTCATGCGCTTAAACACGCTTTTTATGATGCTGCAAACAATTCAGGGGAATTAATAGGATCTCTTCCATTTAACAAACACCTGAGAAAACAGCTCAAAAGTGAGATCGCAGATATTTGTAATATCTCAAACAAACCATACGGCGGTGCTATTACAGCCGGGCTTTTCTTAGATAACTTCATCAAAGAGGAAAACAAAGATAAGTGGCTGCATTTTGACATTGCAGGAAGTGCATATACTGAGTCTCCATGGGATGTTAACCCTCACGGTGGAACAGGTGCAGGTGTAAGAATGATGAGTGAGTTTATTAAATCACTTTCATAA